A genome region from Geobacter pickeringii includes the following:
- the rpsT gene encoding 30S ribosomal protein S20: MAHHKSALKRIKQNKKKCLKNKHIRSTLRTFIKRVREAVEAKDATLAKEALQAAIPVIDKAASKGIIHSSNASRNVSRLAKLVNTLG, encoded by the coding sequence TTGGCTCATCACAAGTCGGCCCTGAAGAGAATCAAGCAAAACAAGAAGAAGTGTCTGAAGAACAAGCACATCCGCTCTACCCTGCGGACTTTCATAAAGCGTGTTCGCGAGGCGGTCGAGGCGAAAGACGCCACCCTCGCCAAGGAAGCTCTCCAGGCAGCCATCCCGGTCATCGACAAGGCGGCCTCCAAGGGGATCATCCACAGCTCCAATGCATCGCGCAACGTTTCCCGGCTGGCCAAGCTCGTCAACACCCTCGGCTAA
- the holA gene encoding DNA polymerase III subunit delta, giving the protein MKVDEFDKAAARGEIAPLYYFYGDEPYLLERAVKRLQALVVAPDFRDFNLDIFYGNECKGEEIAAAAQTLPMFAERRLVLVKRAGELSAAALEILTPCVADPSPGTCLVFAGEKIDQRKKFFQEMKKRGELVECKRPYENQLGNFIREEARALGKRIEAAAAEMLVYLAGNNLSELAAQIEKVVTFVGTRDAVTVGDVREVVSDTKVESVFDLANALGERDLAKSLRSLSTILRDGEAPLMLLAMIARHFRQLWRVRELAVRRMPPPDIAKATGINPYFLKGVMEQARNFTVAELAAVFEALYASDVALKGGGRKPTLTMERLVMEICGVRVRL; this is encoded by the coding sequence ATGAAAGTAGACGAATTCGATAAGGCTGCGGCACGGGGGGAGATAGCCCCCCTTTATTATTTTTACGGTGATGAACCCTATCTCCTCGAACGGGCCGTAAAACGCCTGCAGGCGCTGGTGGTTGCGCCGGATTTCCGGGATTTCAATCTCGACATTTTCTACGGCAATGAGTGCAAGGGAGAGGAAATTGCCGCAGCGGCCCAGACCCTTCCGATGTTCGCCGAGCGCCGCCTGGTGCTCGTCAAACGGGCCGGCGAGCTCTCCGCCGCCGCCCTGGAGATCCTCACCCCCTGCGTCGCCGATCCATCGCCCGGCACCTGTCTCGTCTTTGCCGGGGAGAAAATCGACCAGCGGAAAAAGTTCTTCCAGGAGATGAAGAAGCGGGGAGAGCTTGTCGAATGCAAGCGTCCCTACGAGAACCAGCTCGGCAACTTCATCCGGGAAGAGGCGCGCGCCCTCGGGAAGCGCATCGAAGCGGCAGCCGCCGAAATGCTCGTCTACCTGGCGGGGAACAATCTGAGTGAGCTTGCCGCGCAGATCGAGAAGGTCGTCACGTTCGTCGGAACCCGCGATGCGGTGACGGTGGGCGATGTTCGCGAGGTGGTCTCCGACACCAAGGTGGAGAGCGTTTTCGACCTGGCCAATGCCCTTGGCGAGCGCGATCTGGCCAAGTCACTCCGCAGTCTTTCAACGATCCTGCGCGACGGGGAGGCGCCGCTCATGCTCCTGGCGATGATCGCCCGCCATTTCCGCCAACTCTGGCGTGTCCGGGAGCTCGCGGTGCGAAGGATGCCGCCGCCGGATATCGCCAAGGCGACCGGCATCAATCCCTATTTTCTCAAGGGGGTGATGGAGCAGGCGCGCAATTTCACCGTAGCGGAGCTGGCGGCGGTCTTCGAGGCGCTCTACGCTTCCGATGTGGCACTGAAGGGGGGAGGACGGAAGCCGACCCTGACGATGGAGCGGCTCGTGATGGAGATCTGCGGGGTGCGCGTCAGGCTCTGA